The region TGATTTCGCCCACATACTCCATCACCATCTCTTCTGCTGCTATAGGTTCCATAGCGAACAGGCCCCACTCATGAATGTGACTTGGACTGAAACGGGTCATTTTCTTACGGAACTGTTATTTTTTtcagcaggagggggaaaaacattGGTCAATGTCTTATAATTTGGAGGCCAAATGACAGTAGCAAACTTTTCCGCATAGATTTGTCACGGCAGTTTCTTTCACACCTTCAGTTGGTTGAACTTGAGCAGGTCACTATCACAATTGAACGAAGACAGGAGACGACGCTGTTCCAACCTGAAGTCGGATCCCCAACGCAGTGATGTTGACTGTTGGCCGGCGACGCCCGTTCCCTGAACAATATTTGATGGCAGTCAGCACTAAAAGTGTTAAAATAGATGCTGAGACGTTCCCAACTGCACCTCTGGAATACCTGTGTAGATGGAAGCTCAGCGGACAGCTCTGTGTTGTTCATATACGTCCGTTTATCTTTGGTACTGGTTCTGTAGAACCCTTCACTCCGAGCGGAGCCGGTTTTGTGCTGAGGTAGCCAGGGTTGAGGTCTGTCCTCCTTCTCAGTGGGAACCTTTGTCAGTAAGCAGCAGTTAAGGATGACAAGCTGAAAGTAAAAAGATAAATGTATGTTCGGACACTGAACTCATCGGAAGCTCAGATCCACTCCGTTGAACATAAACATCCATCACAACAGCTAACTTgtctttctccctctgcctctagtgcaggcatgggcaaactacggcccgggggccacacgcggcccgttaaacgttttaatccggcccgccaaacttgaaaaattaaatgaataaaccttgttaatgttatattttcactgcaattctggtgttttcccactagaaaaaagacagtcaggaggagagtgatggtgatatcctgaaggataacagaactttcagtgctttaaaatagaaatggttattaatttttttaaaaaggcacattttattcatttgattttaagtgttttaagactcattccaaagtcagatattttgttgtaatgcttctcttcattttcatttgaaattaaagcacatgttttctccatatcccaagatgtgtattttttctccaatgaggtgaggttaccgaagcactccatccatccatctgctcctggtccggcccctttgtcaaatgttagaacccattgtggcccacgaatcaaaatgtttgcccacccctgctctagtgGCACCCATTAAAATAGCCAAATATATCAGTGTCATGAATGAATCCGGCATTTATGATTAAAAAGCACGTAAAATGTTCTGCATCGCAGGCAGATCACGCCACTAGAAGGAGGATATGAGGGTGAGGTGTCCACAGGGTGTCATTGATCCACCCTTGGCCACAGCCCTGTGCCTGCAGCCTGTCATAGGCACAGCGCAGCAGCTCGGAATCTTCTTCATCCAGGCCATCCTCCCAGACCTTGTGAAGAATCCTCCTTTCCCCACCAGGTGAACGGCGCCTGtaagaggagggagaaactCCAACTCTTTTGAGTGATCTCTGCCGTTGAGAGAGTTTCCACCTCCTCTTTAACTTCTTGTGTTTTCTCTCCAGGAAAgcgtcctcgctctctctccagcttcctTCATAAAGACGCCCGGGCATGTTCTCCAGTCCTTGCAAGGGTTTGGCCCGTACCCCTGAGCCGCTCCAGGTTTCCCTCCCATCtgaagagagtgaagaggagtcTGAGATGCAGCATGGTGACGACACGCTATGAGAGTCGCACAAAAGAGTTTGTGaggtgtttttcctcctgtagAACACATCTCCCCGGGATAGGATGATGTCCCTCCCAGGAGTCTTTGGGGCTCTGACGTATGAGGCAGCGGGCAGCCTGCATGTGCTGCATTCTGCCATCTCCCTGTCAGATTCACCCACAGAATTGCAAAGGGTCCAGTAATTTTTATTCTCTCGGCCAGGCgtcctgggtctgtcctggTACAATGTCTGCAACGGCGTGGAGGAAACTGCGAAAGGCTCAGTGTGTGCTTCATCAGCCGAGTCCTCAGGTTCCAGTTCAAACACGATCCCCATTCCCGGCGTTTGCGGTCGGTCCATCTCCTGCACTGTTGGGGACGTCGGCTTACTTCTCAGGAGCAAGTCGGGGTCACTGTCCACCACAATACCTGTCGGAGTCACAGGTCTCAGGGGTTCCACAACAGATCCCTGTAGCGAGGCAGGATCCTCCAGTTCTGCGTCAAGGTCCAGCTCTGCTATGACAGAAAATTGTGGACAAACACGTTCTAAAACCACAGTTTCCACTCTTTATCAACACATTTAACTGTTACACTATAACACACAACCCTTTTAGCTTCTGTTTACAAGACTGCCGATCAAGGTGTTACATGATACCTTGGAAAATGCTGATACGACCATATTATCGGCGTTCCTGATGTGTTCTCATTACAGAACATATTATAAGAGGTCTGAACTTTAATTATGGTTTCCTATGCATACATCGGCTCTAATGCTGTCAATTATCATCAATCATTGCGCCACAAAATCTTGAACATCCACCTGGAAATCCTACAAGCGGCTGGGATGGTGCATATTCCGGGGAGTCACTGTTTTGGAACCCACTAACAGGGTCCAGTTCACAGATGTCGTGCTGACAAGAGTTGCAACGGCCGTCCTCGGGGTCCTCCGCGTCGAAGGGACCCGACCAGTTTTCTAGACATAGGTCCAGCTCAGCGCCCGGGGTTAGTGGGGCCAAGGGGGTCATGGGAGCCTCTATTAGCATTGACTCGTCGTCTGACGACACTATGATGCAGTCTTCGCTGCTGTCGTCCGcacgctgctcctcctgcatgtCTTCATTTTCAAGACTGAGCTCAGAATAGGATGATTCCTCAGAACTCTCCGAGTGGGACGAGTCAGAGGAGTCCAAGTCAGAGGAGAACTCACTAGGGGAGCTGCCATGTGACATATCATCTGATGGGTGGAATAAACACAAGTGTAAACTCAAGTGTTACTTTCAGTAGTATTCAGTATTGCAGTATTATGACCGGAGGTAGATTTTACCTAAACATTGGACGTCTTCAGTGGTTTGAAAGATGCTGGAATCCTCCTGCGAATATTTCTGTGCTCCCACCTCTTCCTCAGCCTCATCATCACCGTCTCCAATAGACTAATTAcaaccaaaacaggaaatgtgttaTGCAATCCTTAGAAATTCCAATTCATAATTACCCTGAGCGCCTTAAGGTTCCGATATCTTAGTGGGTGCTGGAAGGGACATGCGAGCTTCATCAATCCGTGTACATGGGTGTTGTAGTAGCTCTGGAAAAGGCTTGCCAGAGGAACCCTGGGGGGGCACTCCGGAACCATGGGGTGGCAGACCGGCCCTCCAGCTCTCACCAGAAGCATGAAGCAACTGGGATGAAGGTCAAATCTTctaaatttatttaaattaaattgaattcTAAAATTTGGGTCTGGTCCCAACATGAATTGTTGACTCCCAAGATGTTCCGGTGGGTCCTTTCTGGTTGTTCCTCAGTCAGGGTTGGAGACCAAAGATGACCAGGCTTTTGTGGTCTTGGGAGCAAACAATTCCTTCAAATCTATTCTTAAAGCCCATTTTTACAGACAAGCTTTTATGCGATCGTATTGTCCTTCTGTCCTTAACTGTTGTtatgctgtttcttttttattaaatgtgCTCTTTAATGGAACTGataattattataatatatGCCAATTTTGAATTAAAGACAAAATTGTAGTAAATAACACAGCCATAAAACATTCTCAATTTATTCAGTATGctaataaaaaacacacaaacatgctaatAACTTTCCATATTTGATTAACCCCTCTTCATTAACGTTTAATTAATACAAGTGGTTCTTGATGCAGTTTGGTTCTTGAACACAACTGCTTGTTTGATGTTTCTAATGATTCAGGTCGTGTTTATGACTGTAGATTCTTCTATAGTTTCATAGTTATCGCCACAACCACCCGGAAACGGGACCTAGCGTATGCGTATGTTGTCAAgttttatattaaaataaataaataaaatgaattcaCTGAACAATCTTCAGCTTATGGCACTATCCCCATAGAAAATCAAGTCTTTACCAAACTTTGAGGATCGTCAGTCATCAAACCCTGATGTGGTTGGTCTGAAGTTTCTTCTTTTGTGtaagcttcttttcttttatctccatcatcatcgtcatcatcatcggaGTCAAGTATATGTGGTCTTGCATGTCTGCGTTTGGCTCTATTAGGTATAAATGTGTCATCGCTCAGTTTTtgaactggaaaaaagaaaaaaccacAATCAGAAGCAGACAGTTGCAGCCATTGTAACCAAGTAGGAAAGATTTGATCCAAAACACTGACCAGAGGTGTCATGAGCTGAGCTTAACACACTGTCTGTGTCCTTTGATGAGGCAGAATCACAGATTTGTTTTCGTTTTACCTGCAGGATTAAACGTTTTATAACATGACATCAATCAGGAAAAAGGCTGGAAACGGCTCGTTACTTTTATAAGACTGAAAATGTAAAGTATCAATACTCATCTTctatatttgtgtattttgaacAAGTGAAATCAGACTTCCTTCTGTATAAATCTGACTCTGGCAAGAAATTCTAAactatttaaaaatacaaaaataaaaatacaatttcaCTACTGTAAAGTCAGCCTAGTGTCTCATGCGCAGACACCTGCTGGAGAAAAACACAGCAATATAATTTGTACACTAATTTGAGACCCATTAAAATAGCTCCCTAAAACTCTGTGGGCCACATTTGTAACTATGACAGGAACTACCATTAATGTAAGGAAATGTTCATTAGCTGTGTGCAGGAGCTTCTGAGTGTATACATTATGAACCATCATTATTATAACAGTAGAACCTCCTTTCTGTATAGCTGGAATGCATCCATCTAGTGATCTAGTATAGTACTGTCATGGCAGCACTAGTTTACCTTGAAAGATGGCAGTGGAGGTTTTTTGCCCTGTTCTATCCTGAGCCATCCATGGGGATTAATtgcagttctgctcttttcCCCAACGGTTGTTTCTCCTTTTAAAGTAGAATCCTGCATCTAGTGAATAAAATTACAACAGTAACGATGAACAAACCGTGTTAAGAAAAGCAAATTCATCTTTCTAAAACTTGTAATTATTCAGAATTTAAGGAATTACCTTTGTTTTCCTATCTTCACACTCCCACCAGTCTTCAAACCTCTTAAAAGCAATTCCTTCAATCATCCTACGTGTGATGTCCTTTTTAATAATTACCTTCAGCTCATCAATGATGACTTGTAAAACCTTTTCTATTGTAAGCTTATGGGGATTTTCCCTCACAACTGGGAAGTTTGGCGGCGGGACAAAGGGGTTAAATTTGAAAGGTGAAGGCCAGGGAGGCAGTGGGAAAGGTAGAGGAGTAGTGCCATTGCTTTGAGAACTTGTATCCAAAGGAGCAGGGGGCACCATGGGAAATGGAAATCTGAACAAAGGTGGTGGAACACATGGTGGTACCATCAGAGGTGGAGGGGGTCGGAGAAATGTAGGTGGAgcgggaagagaaggaggaggaatggTGGGAGGTGGGATGGGGATGTGCTGGCCTGGTGGCGGGACCCACCCTGGAGGGGGGAAGGGAATTGTCCCGTTCAGCAGgtgaggtgagacaggaggaaatggagggatGGGTAAAGGAAAGGGGGTCTTCGTTGGCTGGGAACAGTTCGACTGAATTCTAAAAAGGGGAAGAGAGGCGTTTTCTGTAGAGGGAAAGGATGGAGGGTGAGCAAAAGAGGTCTCCTCTGTTGGTGCGTGTGACTTGTTGGCGTTTTCATCTGCTGCCTGATGCTCCTGGATGAGGCAGAAAGACTGGATTTTAATTATTAATAGAAATAGGAATCTTACTTTGGGTGAAAAATGGAACTTTTGAAATGCTGAGGGGTAATAAAGTATCAGTATGAGACATGAGAAAATGCTAATGGACTTTAAGTGTCTTAAATATAACAAAAATCTGTAGAAAAGGCCCATTTTATCCaatttttcctcatttgtatgtattgttttattaaacaatTTATTTGTTGTTAAGTTGGGGTTTCTACTGAGTATATCAGGTGATGCAATAAACTTCATATATATAAATGGTAGGAAGGAAGTTTAAGATTaagaaaaaaagtggaaaatgtACTGCTTGTACGTGTTTTACTTGAGTAAAACGTTGGTAAAAGCATAATTTAGGTAAAGAAACGAAATGCTAACATTACCAGTGTAGTACCTTTAAACGAAGGAATGGCTGCATCTGTTTCGCTTCTGTTCCGGTGCTGCATTCTGCCAGAGTGATGTCAGGTGAGCGAGGAGATTGTGCATGTCTTGTTAGAAAAGACACCGCTTGTGCAGTTTCATCCTCCTGGTTTTCCTCCGTAAGTGAAGAATCCCTTTCAGAGCTGGTAGTGCAGGATGCAGAGGAAGTGGGTAAATGGTCTGAGGCCGGGAGGGAGTTGGCTGAACTAGTTGGGCGGTCTTCAGAGGACACATCAGCCTCCAGAGTCTTTCCACACATGACTGAAAGAGGGGAATTCTTTCTGTTTATTAGCAAACTTTCAATACGGGAGTCCAGGCTCTCAACTTTAGAGGGTTTGGAAAAGCTAATAGACTCAACTGGTGTGATATTAATGTTGAGAGTTGCTGAAGACGCGCAGTTTCCATAGGATGAATTAGGAGTTGCAGAAACCACAGGTTCTTGAAGGGGGGTAGACACTGCACTGTTGTGAGGAGAGGATTGTGCACTGTCATCCCACACTTCAAGATCCTGACTACTACTGAGTAAAGGTGCACAAAGCGCGTGTGGTGGCTGTGGTTTCTTCAAAAAGAAGAAGTCCGTGACTTTGCCCCTGTGAGGGCCCGTGGATTTATGGCTGCAGACGTCTTTCCTTAAAGGTTTGGGAACACTGAGAGTAAAAGACTCTCCCTGGAGGACCGGAGTTGCCTGAAGGCTGGAGTAGCAAGAGTCCTGGGAGAGAGGCGTGGCGGAGAAGAAAGGGGTGCGGGGGGTTCCCTGAGAGCATGGTGTACACATGAAGCTGCAAGGTGTATCCTGGCAAATACTGGAGTAGGCTGTGTCCTGGGAAAGGGGTGTGGCAATCATTGTGGGGCTGGAcacactgctgtgctgctgtgacacacagataggataaagaaaagagaacagcaGTGTTTTAAGGACACTCATAGACACGTGATTATGTGTTTACGTAAGACTAATGTATTTACTGCCAAACTGTCAATCAAGCCTTGAAGCGCCTGTTCACTGCTGCCGACTGGCAACGTCCAAGGGGTGTAAAGGCCacgcaggaggagctggatgtaACGTTCCCTGTTTTCACCTGACAAAGACATCTGTTTTTACTTATTCAATACCATCAATAAGCAATGATAGGAAAGCCAGACTGTTGCTAGAGGCCCGTTGGTTGTTGTGGTCCTGCTAATGTATGAATGCATGGAACATCGTAACACAGAGGTGCACGACAACTGTCCACGAAGACGCCGTCAGACCGCTGATATAAAATATGAGCCAGCGCGTAAACCAGTGGTCACTCTCTGCCCACATGAGGGAAAATTAGAGTCTTCAATCATTGGCGGCAGGTTTATATTCTACATATTTACATCCTTCTGTCATGGTTAATGTAATTTGTTGCTTACAGAGTCAAACCTTCGAGTAAGCCAGAGCCTTAACTTTGACTTAACTAATACATTTTTCTCCACAATGTATGAATGACAGAAGATTCTAAACTCAACTAATCCCACCTAAGCTTTTATCTTCTACCAGAGGGCCAGAAAGAGTATGTTTTTAAGAGTATTTTCTTCTGATTCTTTACCTTTAGGGTCGATTTCCACATGGATGATATTTCCCATCACTGATGTCTGGTGCAGGTGCTGCACGGCGTCTTTCGCTGCCTTCACTGTGTCAAAGATGACCTTTGCAATTCCTagatgctttttgttttttggattgtaaaatatctccacTTCTTCAGTGTTTCCATGGATTTTGCACATGTTGGTCAAGAACGCCTCGCTGACATTGTCATTCAGCCTGGAAATGGTGAGTTCTTTAGGAGGGACTGGGCCGATGTACCATTTATCCACCTGAAAGGATATAAGCGGAATTATTCTTGGTCTGATGTAACTAAATTCACTGATAGGATCCATCTGCTGTGTACATTTGACTTTATTCAGTTTTCAGTTTTGTCCTCCTTGTGTTCTCTAacgtccctccctcctcccttaaTTACCCTTATGTGTCTCACCTACGTCTAATTACAGGttaacaattttgattgtataagacgctatataaataaagattgatttgatttggttgATCTGAGGCaataataaaggaataaactGTTGCACACCATTTATTCTGCTTCTTGATAAACTAGTTTGGGGTAAATCTgttggagaggagaaaaaaaagcttcatcCTCACAGGATTAAACGTGTTTAATCCATTTTTGTCTGCACAACATCTCTGTGGAAATACCTTAAATTTAGCAGGTAAGAGCCAGGTCCTGTTATTTCTGCTCCACAGCCTGCAGATGCGTGGATCTTTGACCGTGTCCAAAGGTTCCAATCCTGCTGGTAAATCCGCCAACTACCAACAACAACCACATTATAACACAGGCAAAAGCCTGATAAACACCAGGAATATtgtaatataaatataaatatgcttACAGGTATATTAAAGCGTATCCCATCAAAACGATACACCTTGTAGAATCCTTTAGTCAGGGCAGGGTCAATAATCAGCTTGTAACTTGTCAGATGTTGAGGCACCGTCTCTCTCTCAGTAGTTTGTTTTTCACTTTCCATTACATTGGTCAAAATCTGAAGAATAAATGAAGATAAATAT is a window of Takifugu flavidus isolate HTHZ2018 chromosome 5, ASM371156v2, whole genome shotgun sequence DNA encoding:
- the LOC130525841 gene encoding histone-lysine N-methyltransferase SETD1B-like, with the translated sequence MESEKQTTERETVPQHLTSYKLIIDPALTKGFYKVYRFDGIRFNIPLADLPAGLEPLDTVKDPRICRLWSRNNRTWLLPAKFKVDKWYIGPVPPKELTISRLNDNVSEAFLTNMCKIHGNTEEVEIFYNPKNKKHLGIAKVIFDTVKAAKDAVQHLHQTSVMGNIIHVEIDPKGENRERYIQLLLRGLYTPWTLPVGSSEQALQGLIDSLAQHSSVSSPTMIATPLSQDTAYSSICQDTPCSFMCTPCSQGTPRTPFFSATPLSQDSCYSSLQATPVLQGESFTLSVPKPLRKDVCSHKSTGPHRGKVTDFFFLKKPQPPHALCAPLLSSSQDLEVWDDSAQSSPHNSAVSTPLQEPVVSATPNSSYGNCASSATLNINITPVESISFSKPSKVESLDSRIESLLINRKNSPLSVMCGKTLEADVSSEDRPTSSANSLPASDHLPTSSASCTTSSERDSSLTEENQEDETAQAVSFLTRHAQSPRSPDITLAECSTGTEAKQMQPFLRLKEHQAADENANKSHAPTEETSFAHPPSFPSTENASLPLFRIQSNCSQPTKTPFPLPIPPFPPVSPHLLNGTIPFPPPGWVPPPGQHIPIPPPTIPPPSLPAPPTFLRPPPPLMVPPCVPPPLFRFPFPMVPPAPLDTSSQSNGTTPLPFPLPPWPSPFKFNPFVPPPNFPVVRENPHKLTIEKVLQVIIDELKVIIKKDITRRMIEGIAFKRFEDWWECEDRKTKMQDSTLKGETTVGEKSRTAINPHGWLRIEQGKKPPLPSFKVKRKQICDSASSKDTDSVLSSAHDTSVQKLSDDTFIPNRAKRRHARPHILDSDDDDDDDGDKRKEAYTKEETSDQPHQGLMTDDPQSLSIGDGDDEAEEEVGAQKYSQEDSSIFQTTEDVQCLDDMSHGSSPSEFSSDLDSSDSSHSESSEESSYSELSLENEDMQEEQRADDSSEDCIIVSSDDESMLIEAPMTPLAPLTPGAELDLCLENWSGPFDAEDPEDGRCNSCQHDICELDPVSGFQNSDSPEYAPSQPLVGFPELDLDAELEDPASLQGSVVEPLRPVTPTGIVVDSDPDLLLRSKPTSPTVQEMDRPQTPGMGIVFELEPEDSADEAHTEPFAVSSTPLQTLYQDRPRTPGRENKNYWTLCNSVGESDREMAECSTCRLPAASYVRAPKTPGRDIILSRGDVFYRRKNTSQTLLCDSHSVSSPCCISDSSSLSSDGRETWSGSGVRAKPLQGLENMPGRLYEGSWRESEDAFLERKHKKLKRRWKLSQRQRSLKRVGVSPSSYRRRSPGGERRILHKVWEDGLDEEDSELLRCAYDRLQAQGCGQGWINDTLWTPHPLTKVPTEKEDRPQPWLPQHKTGSARSEGFYRTSTKDKRTYMNNTELSAELPSTQGTGVAGQQSTSLRWGSDFRLEQRRLLSSFNCDSDLLKFNQLKFRKKMTRFSPSHIHEWGLFAMEPIAAEEMVMEYVGEIIRQVIADMREQRYEESGIRSSYMFRIDQETIIDATKCGNVARFINHSCNPNCYAKIITVESQKKIVIYSRQPISINEEITYDYKFPSEDTKIPCLCRATGCRGSLN